One region of Deinococcus budaensis genomic DNA includes:
- a CDS encoding helix-turn-helix domain-containing protein produces MTLTEQFQTLPKLLKVREVADFTGTHERTVRRWIRDGRLGAVEHPSGLRVPRRSLWRFLGLDFGLSA; encoded by the coding sequence TTGACACTCACCGAACAGTTCCAGACGCTGCCCAAGCTCCTGAAAGTCCGCGAGGTCGCCGACTTCACCGGCACCCACGAACGCACCGTGCGCCGCTGGATCCGTGACGGCCGCCTCGGCGCGGTCGAACACCCCAGCGGGCTGCGGGTGCCCCGGCGTTCGCTGTGGCGCTTCCTGGGTCTGGACTTCGGCCTGAGCGCCTGA
- a CDS encoding ion transporter yields the protein MRRDTRAPWRVTLGNIIFNNDTPAGRAFDLLLIVLIVASILVVMLDSVRPFQAVYGAALDRAELVLTLLFTLEYLLRLISARRASHYALSFFGIVDVLSILPGYLALLLPGAEALLIVRVLRLMRIFRILKLARYLTEASVLTEAIRASAAKITVFLAAVLSLVTIIGALMYLIEGPDNGYTSIPTSIYWAIVTLTTVGYGDIAPKTPLGKGLASFAMILGYGILAVPTGIVTVSLARAQDRRQRERSCPRCGLEGHDPDARFCKRCGEGMVV from the coding sequence ATGCGGCGCGACACGCGGGCACCCTGGCGGGTCACCCTGGGCAACATCATCTTCAACAACGACACCCCTGCCGGGCGGGCCTTCGACCTGCTGCTGATCGTTTTGATCGTCGCCAGCATCCTGGTGGTCATGCTCGACAGCGTGCGCCCCTTTCAGGCGGTGTACGGGGCGGCCCTCGACCGCGCCGAGCTGGTGCTGACCCTGCTGTTCACGCTGGAATACCTGCTGCGGCTGATCTCGGCCCGCCGCGCCTCGCACTACGCCCTCAGTTTCTTCGGCATCGTGGACGTGCTGTCGATTCTGCCGGGGTATCTGGCGCTGCTGCTGCCGGGCGCCGAGGCCCTCTTGATCGTGCGCGTGCTGCGGCTGATGCGGATTTTCCGGATTCTCAAGCTCGCGCGCTACCTCACGGAAGCCAGCGTGCTGACCGAGGCCATTCGCGCCAGCGCCGCCAAGATCACGGTGTTTCTGGCCGCCGTGTTGTCCCTGGTGACCATCATCGGGGCGCTGATGTACCTGATCGAGGGGCCGGACAACGGCTACACCAGCATCCCGACCAGCATCTACTGGGCCATCGTGACGCTGACCACCGTGGGGTACGGCGACATCGCGCCGAAAACGCCGCTGGGCAAGGGGCTGGCCTCCTTCGCCATGATCCTGGGGTACGGCATCCTGGCGGTGCCCACCGGCATCGTGACCGTCAGCCTGGCCCGCGCGCAGGACCGGCGCCAGCGCGAGCGCAGCTGCCCCCGCTGCGGCCTGGAGGGCCACGACCCCGACGCCCGTTTTTGCAAACGCTGCGGCGAGGGCATGGTGGTCTGA
- a CDS encoding cytochrome P450 — MPLPEFTLPLGDPAFVRDPYSLLARLREETPAFFDPALGRVFLTRHADIAALLRDRRFGRSVLHRFARDELGWPPPDPRQAHFDAFNGNHLLDSEPPKHTRLRSLVGLAFTPRRVEALAGRIEAILAAQLAGLGAAGAFDLVADYAEPLPVTVIAELLGVPPEERGRLRPWSAAIVRLYEPGYTAQEQSEAERAVLDFSALLRDLARARRRQPEDDLITALVGAEQGGDRLSEAELIDTCILLLNAGHEASVNGLAAGVLALLRERDHWRALVQAAGTPDSLPLFRTAAEELLRFDTPLPLFERYVLEGLELHGHPLRPGEKVGLLYASGNRDARRFADPDRLDLTRDPNPHLTFGLGTHYCLGAPLARLELALSLRALARACPDLRLQDPGRDPEYIGGFVIRGLRRLDVVTG; from the coding sequence ATGCCCCTGCCCGAATTCACGCTGCCGCTGGGCGACCCGGCGTTCGTCCGCGATCCCTATTCCCTGCTGGCCCGGCTGCGCGAGGAGACGCCCGCCTTTTTCGACCCGGCGCTGGGACGGGTCTTTCTCACCCGGCACGCGGACATCGCGGCCCTGCTGCGCGACCGCCGCTTCGGGCGCAGCGTCTTGCACCGCTTCGCGCGCGACGAGCTGGGGTGGCCGCCGCCCGACCCCCGGCAGGCGCACTTCGACGCCTTCAACGGCAACCACCTGCTGGACTCCGAGCCGCCCAAGCACACCCGGCTGCGCTCGCTGGTGGGGCTGGCCTTCACGCCCCGGCGGGTGGAGGCGCTGGCGGGGCGCATCGAGGCGATCCTGGCCGCGCAGCTCGCGGGGCTGGGGGCGGCGGGGGCCTTCGACCTGGTGGCCGACTATGCCGAGCCGCTGCCCGTCACGGTGATCGCGGAGCTGCTGGGCGTGCCGCCGGAGGAGCGCGGGAGGCTGCGGCCCTGGTCGGCGGCGATCGTGCGGCTGTACGAGCCGGGCTACACCGCGCAGGAGCAGTCGGAAGCCGAGCGGGCGGTGCTGGACTTCAGCGCCCTGCTGCGCGACCTCGCGCGGGCGCGGCGGCGGCAGCCGGAAGACGACCTGATCACCGCGCTGGTGGGGGCCGAGCAGGGGGGCGACCGCCTGAGCGAAGCCGAGCTGATCGACACCTGCATCCTGCTGCTCAACGCCGGGCACGAGGCCAGCGTGAACGGGCTGGCGGCGGGGGTGCTGGCCTTGCTGCGGGAGCGAGACCACTGGAGGGCGCTGGTGCAGGCCGCCGGAACCCCGGACAGCTTGCCCCTTTTCCGCACCGCCGCCGAGGAACTGCTGCGCTTCGACACGCCGCTGCCCCTCTTCGAGCGCTACGTGCTGGAGGGGCTGGAGCTGCACGGCCACCCCCTGCGCCCCGGCGAGAAGGTGGGGCTGCTGTACGCCAGCGGCAACCGCGACGCCCGGCGCTTCGCCGACCCCGACCGGCTGGACCTGACGCGCGACCCCAACCCGCACCTCACCTTCGGGCTGGGCACCCACTACTGCCTGGGCGCTCCGCTGGCGCGGCTGGAACTTGCCCTGAGCCTGCGGGCGCTGGCGCGGGCCTGTCCGGACCTGAGGTTGCAGGACCCCGGCCGTGATCCCGAGTACATCGGCGGCTTCGTGATCCGGGGCCTGCGGCGGCTGGACGTGGTCACGGGGTGA
- a CDS encoding DivIVA domain-containing protein, whose protein sequence is MSQNSISGPFGSEQPTPQDAFSLSVPSSSARPPLSPLDIGHQQFRGRALGYDRGGVRAFLGQVADQLEALLHERQALRERVGTLERELEDRRQSEDEIRRAVVAAERIGHDLRENSARQCELMLAQAQTQCDDLLRAAEARAGEQEAAHRVRTQELEAEFRTRFAELEREHHQLTLERDRAHAERSVYLERAYSERHADLSGRLSAVRTEYAQFVSQYRALMASFMELSARHLATGDELLPGEPPANGPAAGIVHETATTLDADPPTPLPAPDPAPEDPHAPERVAVQQFL, encoded by the coding sequence ATGAGCCAGAACTCCATCAGCGGGCCGTTCGGCAGCGAGCAGCCCACGCCTCAGGACGCCTTTTCGCTGTCCGTCCCGTCCTCCAGCGCCCGGCCTCCCCTCAGCCCCCTCGACATCGGGCACCAGCAGTTTCGCGGGCGGGCGCTGGGCTACGACCGGGGCGGCGTGCGCGCCTTTCTGGGGCAGGTGGCCGATCAGCTTGAAGCCCTGCTGCACGAGCGTCAGGCCCTGCGCGAACGGGTGGGCACCCTGGAACGCGAGCTGGAAGACCGCCGCCAGTCCGAAGACGAGATTCGCCGCGCGGTGGTCGCCGCCGAGCGCATCGGCCACGACCTGCGCGAGAACTCGGCCCGCCAGTGCGAGCTGATGCTGGCGCAGGCCCAGACCCAGTGCGACGACCTGCTGCGCGCCGCCGAGGCCCGCGCCGGGGAGCAGGAGGCCGCCCACCGGGTCCGCACCCAGGAGCTGGAGGCCGAGTTCCGGACCCGCTTTGCCGAGCTGGAGCGCGAGCACCACCAGCTCACGCTGGAGCGCGACCGCGCCCACGCCGAGCGCAGCGTGTACCTGGAGCGCGCCTACAGCGAGCGCCACGCCGACCTCAGCGGGCGCCTGAGCGCCGTGCGGACCGAGTACGCCCAGTTCGTCAGCCAGTACCGGGCGCTGATGGCATCCTTTATGGAACTCAGCGCCCGCCACCTCGCCACCGGGGACGAACTGCTGCCCGGCGAGCCGCCCGCGAACGGCCCGGCGGCCGGGATCGTCCACGAGACGGCCACGACCCTGGACGCGGACCCGCCGACGCCCCTCCCCGCGCCCGACCCGGCCCCCGAGGACCCCCACGCGCCGGAGCGGGTGGCGGTCCAGCAGTTCCTGTAA
- a CDS encoding YggS family pyridoxal phosphate enzyme yields MSLPEVLAGIRAAEAQAGRRAGSVRLVAVTKGQPLEQVRERVLVHAHLQPGGFPLGEGRAQELRDKAAAAQEARLTAPDGTSLEWHYVGPLQLNKVKYLRPVALVHALEDVRQAQAIADAGAKWGHAPDVLLQVHNGEAQKHGIPPESLHRVHAEVVQTGLTVRGLMVMAPEGAEDQARRVFADTARRGHDLGLPELSMGMSGDYPLAIHAGATLVRVGRSLFT; encoded by the coding sequence ATGAGCCTGCCCGAGGTGTTGGCGGGCATCCGCGCGGCCGAGGCGCAGGCGGGCCGCCGCGCAGGCAGCGTGCGGCTGGTCGCCGTGACCAAGGGGCAACCCCTGGAGCAGGTCCGCGAGCGGGTGCTGGTCCACGCCCACCTTCAGCCGGGGGGCTTCCCGCTGGGCGAGGGCCGCGCGCAGGAGCTGCGCGACAAGGCCGCCGCCGCGCAGGAGGCCAGGCTGACCGCTCCGGACGGAACGTCTCTGGAGTGGCACTACGTCGGGCCGCTGCAACTCAACAAGGTCAAGTACCTGCGGCCGGTGGCGCTGGTTCACGCGCTGGAGGACGTGCGGCAGGCCCAGGCCATCGCGGACGCCGGGGCGAAGTGGGGCCACGCGCCGGACGTGCTGCTACAGGTGCACAACGGCGAGGCCCAGAAACACGGCATTCCCCCAGAGAGCCTGCACCGCGTCCACGCGGAGGTGGTACAGACCGGCCTGACGGTGCGGGGCCTGATGGTGATGGCCCCGGAAGGCGCCGAGGACCAGGCCCGGCGCGTCTTTGCCGACACGGCGCGGCGCGGCCACGACCTCGGCCTGCCGGAACTCAGCATGGGCATGAGCGGGGACTATCCGCTCGCCATTCACGCGGGCGCCACCCTGGTGCGCGTCGGAAGGAGCCTTTTTACATGA
- a CDS encoding BamA/OMP85 family outer membrane protein — protein MRHPHTLALTLVLAAPVASAQQAATVQDVVVNGTNDLLSNFVKATLSVQPGAALSSVNLRQVEQDVLGTGYFRTASAELRTVGGRDTLVITVAPNATIQTVEATGLTFLPADAFKRSIAELLNVAPGATLNTGRLEQAREALAQNYRSEGFPFTPSISAQTKANADGTVGVTFVVDESAPITRVEVEGVTLLPAQTVTNLFKPLYDAKKFTTPAYYAAVEGLQRAYDEAGYLQSGVNVQASTLEGGVLKVRVIEGRAAAVNLDGITVPAGTTLQTQVGQPLSVERLRADVRTLSNTTGRPVGFALQSDPQNPARVAVFFGAADVASGPVRAITFTGNTQVPSATLAAAVKTKVGDVYSPQLAQEDFLAIRDAYRKAGYEISTRDAVTFNEGTLTFNIREVKLAAYQIQWQGEKQTQDRVILRELPAPGGLFNIEELRAGLARISRLGYVQIVGAETRSDPQNPESVTYVLTVSESSQGIPVALGLQYDTLTGFAGDVSYSNPNLFGLGHNLSVTAGAQQNDARQNLFGNVSYTIPWLDLDFLDFRENRTSLTTSVGSSVSGNLPLVDKSGSETVNTGREYTTRNSGFSVNAGRNITRNLTGSVGVGFSYRTYFLEPLKDGDETDVETPYTDAQASAVLPQTSRTTSIRSGLNYDTTNSAEFPTQGVRANADASYSFGAEGTRPVGWTRLETGASTYLGLGRTLDKGQGIQSRQQVFAVRANVGTLRGNTPAGEGFNVGGGSSPVAAYQLRGLDNNQLFGTNYLTASAEYRYDFNLITSFTQGVYGVVFADVGDAWNDGERFDLNYGVGAGVQLNLGFGGARLPSLRFDYGYSPQNSSGKFYFRIGNFF, from the coding sequence ATGCGACACCCTCATACCCTCGCCCTGACCCTCGTCCTGGCCGCCCCGGTCGCCTCCGCGCAGCAGGCCGCCACGGTGCAGGACGTGGTCGTCAACGGCACCAACGATCTGCTTTCGAACTTCGTCAAGGCCACGCTCAGCGTGCAGCCGGGCGCCGCGCTCTCCAGCGTGAACCTGCGGCAGGTCGAGCAGGACGTGCTGGGCACCGGCTACTTCCGCACGGCCAGTGCCGAGTTGCGCACGGTCGGCGGGCGCGACACGCTGGTGATCACCGTGGCGCCCAACGCGACCATTCAGACGGTGGAGGCGACCGGCCTGACCTTCCTGCCCGCCGACGCTTTCAAGCGCAGCATCGCCGAGCTGCTGAACGTGGCGCCCGGCGCGACCCTGAACACCGGGCGGCTGGAGCAGGCGCGCGAGGCCCTGGCCCAGAACTACCGCTCCGAGGGCTTTCCCTTCACCCCCAGCATCAGCGCCCAGACCAAGGCCAACGCCGACGGCACCGTGGGCGTGACCTTCGTGGTGGACGAGAGCGCGCCCATCACCCGCGTGGAGGTCGAGGGCGTGACCCTGCTGCCCGCGCAGACGGTGACCAACCTCTTCAAGCCGCTGTACGACGCCAAGAAGTTCACCACCCCCGCGTACTACGCGGCGGTCGAGGGCCTGCAACGCGCCTACGACGAGGCCGGGTACCTTCAGAGCGGCGTGAACGTGCAGGCCAGCACCCTGGAAGGGGGCGTGCTGAAAGTCCGCGTGATCGAGGGCCGCGCCGCCGCCGTCAACCTCGACGGGATCACTGTCCCTGCCGGAACCACCCTCCAGACCCAGGTGGGCCAGCCGCTCTCGGTCGAGCGCCTGCGCGCCGACGTGCGGACCCTGTCGAACACGACGGGGAGGCCGGTGGGCTTTGCGCTTCAGAGTGATCCGCAAAATCCCGCGCGGGTGGCCGTCTTCTTCGGAGCCGCCGACGTGGCGAGCGGGCCGGTGCGGGCGATCACCTTCACCGGCAACACCCAGGTGCCCAGCGCCACGCTGGCCGCCGCCGTCAAGACCAAAGTCGGCGACGTGTACTCGCCGCAGCTCGCGCAGGAGGATTTCCTCGCCATCCGCGACGCCTACCGCAAGGCCGGATACGAGATCAGCACCCGTGACGCGGTGACCTTCAACGAGGGCACGCTGACCTTTAACATCCGCGAGGTCAAGCTGGCCGCCTACCAGATCCAGTGGCAGGGCGAGAAGCAGACCCAGGACCGGGTGATCCTGCGCGAGCTGCCCGCGCCGGGGGGCCTCTTTAACATCGAGGAGCTGCGCGCGGGGCTGGCGCGTATCAGCCGCCTGGGCTACGTGCAGATCGTGGGCGCCGAGACCCGCAGCGATCCCCAGAACCCCGAGAGCGTGACCTACGTCCTGACCGTCTCCGAGAGCAGCCAGGGCATCCCGGTGGCGCTGGGGCTGCAATACGACACCCTGACGGGGTTTGCGGGCGACGTGTCGTACTCCAACCCCAACCTGTTCGGCCTGGGCCACAACCTCAGCGTGACGGCGGGCGCCCAGCAAAACGACGCGAGGCAGAACCTCTTCGGCAACGTGTCGTACACCATTCCCTGGCTGGACCTGGATTTCCTCGATTTCCGCGAGAACCGCACCAGCCTGACCACCTCGGTGGGCAGCTCGGTGTCGGGCAACCTGCCGCTGGTGGACAAGTCGGGCAGCGAGACGGTGAACACCGGGCGCGAGTACACCACCCGCAACTCGGGCTTCTCGGTGAACGCCGGGCGCAACATCACCCGCAACCTGACCGGCTCGGTCGGCGTGGGCTTCTCGTACCGCACCTATTTCCTCGAGCCACTCAAGGACGGCGACGAGACCGACGTCGAGACGCCCTACACCGACGCGCAGGCGAGCGCCGTGCTGCCGCAGACCAGCCGCACGACCAGCATCCGCAGCGGCCTGAACTACGACACCACCAACAGCGCCGAGTTCCCCACCCAGGGCGTGCGCGCCAACGCCGACGCCTCCTACAGCTTCGGGGCCGAGGGGACCCGTCCGGTGGGCTGGACCCGCCTGGAAACTGGCGCGAGCACCTACCTGGGCCTGGGGCGCACGCTGGACAAGGGGCAGGGCATCCAGAGCCGCCAGCAGGTCTTCGCGGTGCGCGCCAACGTGGGCACCCTGCGCGGCAACACCCCGGCGGGCGAGGGCTTCAACGTCGGGGGCGGCAGCTCCCCGGTCGCGGCCTACCAGCTGCGCGGCCTGGACAACAACCAGCTGTTCGGCACCAACTACCTGACCGCCAGCGCCGAGTACCGCTACGACTTCAACCTGATCACCTCGTTTACCCAGGGCGTCTACGGCGTGGTGTTCGCTGACGTGGGCGACGCCTGGAACGACGGCGAGCGCTTCGACCTGAACTACGGCGTCGGCGCAGGCGTGCAGCTCAACCTGGGCTTCGGCGGCGCCCGCCTGCCCAGCCTGCGCTTCGACTACGGCTACAGCCCCCAGAACAGCAGCGGCAAGTTCTACTTCCGCATCGGGAACTTCTTCTAA
- a CDS encoding Rqc2 family fibronectin-binding protein has protein sequence MEGLMLARVLRDLSGQLPARTLGWAFPDETTAALLLDGVGNLVLSYRPPQPVVFVSRERLRGDPHNGFQRFLAARVRGDLLRAEQLKLDRVFALHFAGESGFVDQPPVRLLFEVTGRNANLLVLGEGEGFEGRIVLAAREITGSRNRFRTVRTGGTYTPPPPYDKLDPRTLSEAEAQSLAELPLGRWRERLDGLGPLLSAELCRRAGLAPGEAPGDRWPQALGALRSLVDDPTVSEGVMHEGAREAARSEKAAQLRKALREPLDKRLTLVQNQLADVGRAEQGLETAAQDRAEADLLMAYAHTVEPGASSALLPAFDGSGEVPVALDPQLSAVQNAEKRYTRSRRREDVYERLAEREPALRAELEEAQSRLAQLDAASLENLEALAATLQAERPEKSPYGLRFTTPGGFEALVGRNNKENATLTHRIGRSLDHWFHAQGYPGSHVLVRSGGRDLDLPDILYAARLAAAHSKARGSSNVAVDYTRIKHVWKPRGAPAGQVHYTDQKTVFVDGTLPEG, from the coding sequence ATGGAAGGGCTGATGCTCGCGCGGGTGCTACGGGACCTGTCCGGGCAGCTGCCCGCCCGCACCCTGGGCTGGGCCTTTCCCGACGAGACGACCGCCGCGCTGCTGCTCGACGGGGTGGGCAACCTGGTGCTCTCCTACCGCCCGCCGCAGCCGGTGGTGTTCGTGTCCCGTGAGCGCCTGCGCGGCGACCCCCACAACGGCTTTCAGCGCTTCCTGGCGGCGCGGGTGCGCGGCGACCTGCTCAGGGCCGAGCAGCTCAAGCTTGACCGGGTCTTTGCGCTGCATTTCGCGGGGGAGTCGGGCTTCGTGGACCAGCCGCCCGTGCGGCTGCTGTTTGAGGTGACGGGCCGCAACGCCAACCTGCTGGTGCTGGGCGAGGGCGAGGGCTTCGAAGGCCGCATCGTGCTCGCCGCGCGCGAGATCACCGGGAGCCGCAACCGCTTCCGTACGGTCCGCACCGGGGGCACCTACACGCCGCCGCCGCCCTACGACAAGCTCGATCCCCGCACGCTGTCGGAGGCCGAGGCGCAGTCACTGGCCGAGCTGCCGCTGGGGCGCTGGCGCGAGCGGCTCGACGGGTTGGGGCCGCTGCTGAGTGCCGAGCTGTGCCGCCGCGCGGGGCTGGCGCCGGGCGAGGCTCCCGGCGACCGCTGGCCTCAGGCGCTGGGTGCCCTGCGCTCGCTGGTGGACGACCCCACTGTCTCCGAGGGCGTGATGCACGAGGGGGCGCGCGAGGCCGCCCGCAGCGAGAAGGCCGCCCAGCTGCGCAAGGCGCTGCGCGAACCGCTCGACAAACGCCTGACCCTGGTGCAGAACCAGCTTGCCGATGTCGGCAGGGCCGAGCAGGGCCTGGAGACGGCCGCCCAGGACCGTGCCGAGGCCGACCTGCTGATGGCCTACGCGCATACGGTGGAGCCGGGTGCGTCGTCGGCCCTGCTGCCTGCCTTCGACGGCAGCGGCGAGGTGCCGGTCGCGCTCGATCCGCAGCTCTCGGCCGTGCAGAACGCTGAGAAACGTTACACCCGTTCCCGCCGCCGCGAGGACGTGTATGAGCGTCTGGCAGAGCGCGAACCCGCCCTGCGCGCCGAGCTGGAGGAGGCGCAATCCCGCCTCGCGCAGCTCGACGCGGCCTCCCTCGAAAATCTTGAAGCGCTGGCGGCCACCCTCCAGGCCGAGCGCCCCGAGAAGAGTCCCTACGGCCTGCGCTTCACCACGCCCGGCGGCTTCGAGGCGCTGGTGGGCCGCAACAACAAGGAAAACGCCACGCTGACGCACCGGATCGGGCGCAGCCTCGACCACTGGTTCCACGCCCAGGGCTATCCGGGCAGCCACGTCCTCGTGCGCTCGGGCGGGCGCGACCTCGACCTGCCCGACATCCTGTACGCGGCGCGGCTGGCGGCGGCGCATTCCAAGGCACGCGGCAGCTCCAACGTCGCGGTGGACTACACCCGCATCAAGCACGTCTGGAAGCCGCGCGGGGCGCCCGCCGGACAGGTTCACTACACCGACCAGAAAACCGTGTTCGTGGACGGGACACTGCCGGAGGGGTAG
- the panD gene encoding aspartate 1-decarboxylase, translating to MERIMFRAKIHRATVTQADLDYVGSVTIDQDLLDAADILVHERVDIYNITNGNRLSTYALSGPRGSGVIGINGAAAHLMRPGDMVIIAAYGNFTEEEARSLEPRVVLVDAKNRMLELQPA from the coding sequence GTGGAACGCATCATGTTCAGGGCCAAGATTCACCGCGCGACCGTCACCCAGGCGGATCTCGACTACGTGGGGAGCGTCACCATCGACCAGGACCTGCTGGACGCGGCGGACATCCTGGTCCACGAGCGGGTGGACATCTACAACATCACCAACGGCAACCGGCTGAGCACTTACGCCCTGAGCGGCCCGCGTGGCAGCGGCGTGATCGGGATCAACGGGGCGGCGGCGCACCTGATGCGGCCCGGTGACATGGTGATTATCGCCGCCTACGGCAACTTCACCGAGGAGGAAGCCCGCAGCTTGGAGCCGCGCGTGGTGTTGGTGGACGCGAAAAACCGGATGCTGGAGTTGCAGCCCGCTTAA
- a CDS encoding carbohydrate kinase family protein, producing MTAPQPPVSLPLIVSAGEALTDLVTAGEGLWRAHPGGAGWNVARACARLGVPSAFAGAVGEDNFGDDLAQAGAEAGLDPHFLQRSPAPTLLAVVYRLTPPAYRFLGENSADLHFDPARLPQGWLDSARWLHVGGISLSRWPLADTLLGVIRAAQAAGVRVSFDPNARLTHRHPDYPAVFAAVARMADLLKLSDEDLAFFFPGQSEAGALRHLRGLNARCPIVITRGAAGATLYHPAGRADLPAVPVTVADTVGAGDALCAGLLVSATERPEALWTEHLRLGLRAAAAACARPGAYAPTRADLEALPG from the coding sequence ATGACTGCGCCGCAACCGCCCGTGTCTCTGCCCCTGATCGTGAGTGCCGGAGAAGCCCTGACCGACCTGGTGACGGCGGGGGAGGGGCTTTGGCGGGCGCATCCCGGCGGCGCGGGGTGGAACGTGGCGCGGGCCTGCGCGCGGCTGGGGGTGCCCAGTGCCTTTGCAGGCGCGGTGGGCGAGGACAACTTCGGGGACGACCTGGCCCAGGCGGGCGCGGAGGCAGGGCTGGACCCCCATTTCTTGCAGCGCTCCCCGGCCCCCACCCTGCTGGCGGTGGTCTACCGCCTCACGCCGCCCGCCTACCGCTTTCTGGGCGAGAACAGCGCCGACCTGCACTTCGACCCGGCGCGGCTGCCGCAGGGCTGGCTGGACTCGGCCCGCTGGCTGCACGTCGGGGGCATCAGCCTGAGCCGTTGGCCGCTGGCCGACACCCTGCTGGGGGTGATTCGCGCGGCGCAGGCGGCAGGCGTGCGCGTCAGCTTTGACCCCAACGCCCGCCTCACCCACCGCCACCCCGACTACCCGGCGGTGTTCGCGGCGGTGGCCCGGATGGCCGACCTGCTCAAGCTCAGCGACGAGGATCTCGCTTTTTTCTTTCCCGGCCAGAGCGAGGCGGGCGCGCTGCGGCACCTGCGGGGGCTGAACGCCCGCTGCCCCATCGTGATCACGCGCGGAGCGGCGGGCGCGACCCTCTACCACCCGGCGGGCCGCGCCGACCTGCCCGCCGTGCCCGTGACGGTGGCCGATACGGTGGGCGCGGGCGACGCGCTGTGTGCCGGGCTGCTCGTCAGCGCCACCGAGCGCCCGGAAGCGCTGTGGACCGAGCACCTGCGGCTGGGGCTGCGCGCCGCCGCCGCCGCCTGCGCCCGCCCCGGCGCGTACGCGCCCACCCGCGCCGATCTGGAGGCGTTGCCCGGCTGA
- a CDS encoding histone deacetylase, whose amino-acid sequence MSVPAAFPHPFRAYTPAAYTFELPQGHRFPAYKYAGVAGRLAGLLPVLDTPALRWADAARVHDPVWLRRWRRGEVTAAEQRAFGLPWSPGVVERARRAAGGSLAALHDALAQGWGANLAGGTHHAFRDRAEGFCLVNDAAILTRLALDDSLARRVAVLDLDVHQGNGTAALLAGETRALTVSVHGERNYPFRKEMSSLDLGLPDGVTDGEYLRVLREQALPALDAFRPDLLLYLAGADVLAGDRFGRFVLTLEGVRERNREVLAWAREAGVPTVTMMAGGYNRDHALTVEAHASVVLDGLEVFT is encoded by the coding sequence GTGAGCGTTCCCGCTGCCTTCCCGCACCCTTTCCGCGCCTACACGCCCGCCGCCTACACCTTCGAGTTACCCCAAGGCCACCGCTTTCCGGCCTACAAGTATGCGGGCGTGGCGGGGCGGCTCGCCGGGCTGTTGCCGGTGCTGGACACGCCCGCCCTGCGCTGGGCGGACGCGGCGCGGGTGCACGACCCGGTGTGGCTGCGGCGCTGGCGCCGGGGCGAGGTCACGGCGGCCGAGCAACGCGCCTTCGGGCTGCCCTGGAGTCCGGGCGTGGTCGAGCGGGCGCGCCGCGCGGCGGGAGGCAGCCTCGCCGCCCTGCACGACGCGCTGGCGCAGGGCTGGGGCGCCAACCTGGCGGGCGGCACCCACCACGCTTTCCGCGACCGCGCCGAGGGCTTTTGCCTGGTCAACGACGCCGCGATCCTGACCCGGCTGGCCCTCGACGACTCTCTGGCGCGGCGGGTGGCGGTCCTCGACCTCGACGTGCACCAGGGAAACGGCACGGCGGCGCTGCTCGCGGGCGAGACGCGGGCGCTGACCGTCAGTGTCCACGGCGAGCGCAACTACCCCTTTCGCAAGGAGATGAGCAGCCTCGATCTGGGCCTGCCCGACGGGGTTACCGACGGCGAATATCTGCGGGTGCTGCGCGAACAGGCGCTGCCCGCCCTGGACGCCTTTCGCCCGGACCTGCTGCTGTACCTCGCGGGCGCCGACGTGCTGGCGGGAGACCGCTTCGGCCGCTTTGTCCTGACGCTGGAGGGCGTGCGCGAACGCAACCGCGAGGTGCTGGCCTGGGCGCGGGAGGCGGGCGTGCCCACCGTCACCATGATGGCCGGGGGCTACAACCGCGACCACGCCCTGACGGTCGAGGCCCACGCGAGCGTGGTGCTCGACGGCCTAGAGGTCTTCACCTGA